One genomic window of Nicotiana sylvestris chromosome 10, ASM39365v2, whole genome shotgun sequence includes the following:
- the LOC104216483 gene encoding oleosin H2-like — MADPRQQQQQQIQPTEAMKSLVPQKGPSKSQVLAVVTLFPVGGALLCLAGLTLTGTLIGLVVATPLFLLFSPVLVPAVLTIALAVTGFLTSGAFGITALSSLSWIINYLRGPAREQLEHGKRRVQDTAGTMGQRTRETGQKAQEAAGGRT; from the coding sequence ATGGCTGACCCACgccagcagcagcagcaacaaataCAACCCACTGAAGCCATGAAAAGCCTCGTCCCTCAAAAGGGTCCATCAAAATCACAAGTTTTAGCAGTAGTTACTCTCTTCCCAGTTGGAGGTGCTCTCCTTTGTCTTGCAGGGTTGACGCTTACAGGAACTCTTATCGGTCTTGTCGTTGCAACTCCTCTGTTCTTGCTGTTCAGCCCCGTTTTGGTGCCTGCAGTTCTAACCATAGCATTGGCTGTCACTGGATTCTTGACATCAGGAGCTTTCGGTATTACGGCGCTGTCTTCGCTGTCTTGGATCATAAACTACTTGAGAGGGCCGGCGAGAGAGCAGTTGGAACATGGAAAAAGGAGAGTGCAGGATACAGCTGGAACCATGGGACAGAGGACAAGGGAAACTGGTCAGAAGGCTCAAGAAGCTGCAGGTGGGAGAACTTGA